One segment of Candidatus Dadabacteria bacterium DNA contains the following:
- a CDS encoding EVE domain-containing protein, whose amino-acid sequence MNYWLVKSEPFKYSWEEFLRDGRTYWDGVRNYQARNNLKSMRKGDQVLFYHSNKGLEVVGISEVIREYYQDPTTEDERWVVVDLKPVETLQSPVSLKQIKNDERLEGISLVRQSRLSVMQIEKKHFDVIVELGRKSL is encoded by the coding sequence GTGAACTACTGGCTTGTTAAATCGGAACCGTTTAAATATTCATGGGAGGAATTTCTCCGCGACGGACGGACATACTGGGACGGGGTTAGGAACTATCAGGCCAGAAATAACCTGAAGAGCATGAGAAAGGGAGATCAGGTTCTTTTCTACCACAGCAACAAGGGCCTTGAAGTGGTAGGTATATCCGAGGTCATAAGGGAATATTACCAGGACCCCACGACGGAAGACGAAAGATGGGTCGTGGTTGACCTGAAGCCCGTGGAAACGCTGCAGAGCCCTGTATCTCTCAAGCAGATAAAGAACGACGAAAGACTCGAGGGCATCTCTCTTGTAAGGCAGAGCAGACTTTCGGTAATGCAGATTGAAAAGAAGCATTTTGATGTAATCGTCGAGCTTGGAAGAAAAAGCCTCTGA
- a CDS encoding Rne/Rng family ribonuclease yields MNTQLIINSLFNETRIAVLEKSRLIELFIERKSSSSMVGNIYRGKVEKIVPGMQAAFVGMGDGKSGFLSAEDVYEESLSELFLEEEETKKSSRKNHQPIQNVLRQGQEVMVQVTKEPTGNKGPKLTSHVGIPGKYLVLLPGAGSVNLSRKITDRKSRKRFSEIMRNKPEDMGFIVRTACVEADEKDIKSEMRALVRKWRRIKKKYEESKNPGVIYEEADTCIRVVRDLMGNGLKKIVVDSPKAHGRITKYFSDKIKKDGFKVDMYNKEEPIFDRYGIESQIEKMYRKKAWMKSGGYLIIDEAEGLTVIDVNSGKLVGEEFHKKTIMKTNEEAAVEAARQIRLRNLVGIIVIDFIDMQSVRSRKKIESLFTNEMKKDKARTTIQEISSFSVIQLTRRRVRESILSDLTEPCDTCEGSGRIKSIYTTCYEILRDIDQWTRQSAEGPLVVQANKKVVAKLREIEGRSMRRIQRERGVKIKFKSVEDPLEKYIISREGASG; encoded by the coding sequence ATGAATACTCAACTTATCATCAACTCGCTTTTTAACGAGACGAGGATAGCGGTCTTGGAGAAAAGCAGACTGATCGAGCTTTTCATTGAAAGAAAATCCAGTTCTTCAATGGTGGGCAACATCTACAGGGGGAAAGTCGAAAAGATAGTCCCCGGAATGCAGGCCGCGTTTGTCGGCATGGGAGACGGCAAATCCGGGTTTCTCTCCGCCGAGGATGTGTATGAGGAATCGCTTAGCGAACTTTTTCTTGAAGAGGAAGAGACAAAAAAGTCTTCCAGAAAAAACCATCAACCGATACAGAATGTGCTGCGTCAGGGTCAGGAAGTTATGGTTCAGGTTACAAAGGAACCCACCGGGAACAAGGGTCCCAAGCTTACCTCTCACGTGGGCATACCGGGCAAGTATCTTGTTCTGCTTCCCGGGGCAGGCTCGGTGAACCTATCCCGCAAAATAACCGACAGAAAAAGCAGGAAAAGATTTTCCGAAATCATGCGGAACAAGCCCGAAGACATGGGTTTTATAGTGAGAACGGCGTGTGTGGAAGCGGATGAGAAGGACATCAAGAGCGAGATGAGGGCGCTTGTGAGGAAGTGGAGAAGGATAAAGAAAAAGTATGAAGAATCGAAAAACCCGGGCGTGATATACGAAGAAGCCGATACCTGTATCAGGGTCGTCAGGGACCTGATGGGAAACGGCCTTAAGAAAATTGTCGTTGATTCCCCCAAAGCCCACGGCCGGATTACCAAGTACTTTTCCGACAAAATTAAGAAGGATGGCTTCAAAGTCGATATGTACAATAAAGAAGAGCCCATATTCGACAGATACGGAATCGAGAGCCAGATCGAAAAGATGTACAGAAAAAAGGCCTGGATGAAGTCGGGGGGCTACCTGATCATAGACGAGGCCGAGGGGCTTACCGTGATAGACGTTAACTCCGGGAAACTTGTCGGAGAGGAGTTTCACAAGAAAACAATAATGAAAACGAACGAGGAAGCCGCAGTTGAAGCCGCGAGGCAGATAAGGCTTCGCAACCTGGTCGGAATCATAGTTATCGATTTTATAGACATGCAGTCTGTCAGGTCGAGAAAGAAAATAGAGTCGCTTTTCACGAATGAGATGAAAAAGGATAAAGCGAGGACCACGATCCAGGAAATATCGTCTTTCAGCGTAATCCAGCTTACCAGACGCAGGGTCAGGGAAAGTATACTTTCCGACCTGACCGAACCCTGCGATACCTGCGAGGGGAGTGGGCGGATAAAGTCGATATACACCACCTGTTACGAGATACTGAGGGATATTGATCAATGGACAAGGCAGAGCGCTGAAGGGCCTCTTGTCGTGCAGGCCAACAAGAAGGTTGTAGCGAAGCTCAGAGAGATAGAAGGAAGATCCATGAGAAGAATCCAGCGGGAGAGGGGGGTAAAGATAAAGTTCAAATCGGTTGAAGATCCTCTCGAGAAGTACATCATTTCCAGAGAGGGGGCTTCGGGTTAG
- the mce gene encoding methylmalonyl-CoA epimerase, with protein MSRNGFLYHVAIAVRDIEKAEDIYSKLLGLRVVHREDVVNYGVKTSMLCSESEEGTAVELIEPLDENSPISQFLKKRGEGVHHICFLVDDIESSLRALEKEGVRLIDEHARPGSYNCKVAFIHPKSTNGVLVELAEKIKD; from the coding sequence TTGAGCAGGAACGGATTTCTTTATCATGTGGCGATCGCCGTAAGGGATATCGAGAAAGCTGAAGATATTTACTCCAAATTACTCGGACTTAGGGTTGTCCACAGAGAGGACGTAGTCAACTATGGGGTGAAAACATCGATGCTTTGCTCCGAATCAGAAGAGGGCACTGCGGTAGAACTTATCGAACCTTTGGACGAAAATTCTCCGATTTCGCAATTCCTGAAGAAAAGAGGAGAGGGTGTCCATCACATCTGCTTTCTTGTGGACGATATAGAATCTTCTCTCCGGGCCCTCGAAAAAGAAGGTGTCAGGCTGATCGATGAACATGCGAGACCCGGATCTTACAACTGCAAAGTTGCCTTTATACATCCCAAGTCAACGAACGGAGTGCTTGTGGAACTTGCGGAGAAGATAAAGGATTGA
- a CDS encoding twin-arginine translocase TatA/TatE family subunit: MFGQFGIWELILILAILLIIFGPSRLGDLGSSLGKGISGFRKSLKDDDPDNKEEGQSGT, translated from the coding sequence ATGTTCGGACAATTCGGAATATGGGAATTAATCCTGATACTGGCAATCCTGCTCATAATCTTCGGTCCGAGCAGACTCGGAGATCTGGGGTCTTCGCTCGGCAAGGGAATAAGCGGGTTCAGAAAATCCCTAAAAGACGACGACCCAGACAATAAGGAAGAGGGGCAAAGCGGCACCTGA
- a CDS encoding DUF1295 domain-containing protein has product MVEMAEEQLHSVMVWAVIAAAVPTFFYLLRKTAPYGRHYAGAGWGPHISSRLGWIIMELPAVVVFLAVYFNGKSAFHIVPLLFLVMWQCHYLNRTFVYPFRIRTSGRKTPLLVVGSGFFFNVINAYVNARFISEFGEYTVGWLADPRFLIGVGVFLVGIALNLHADNILIRLRRPGGTGYVVPHGGGFRFVSCPNYMGEILEWVGWALATWSLSGLAFLLFTSANLVPRARSNHQWYVETFKDYPPHRKALIPGIY; this is encoded by the coding sequence ATGGTTGAGATGGCCGAGGAACAACTTCACAGCGTGATGGTATGGGCAGTCATTGCTGCGGCTGTCCCGACGTTTTTTTATCTGCTCCGTAAAACCGCACCCTACGGCCGTCATTACGCAGGTGCGGGCTGGGGGCCGCACATTTCCAGCAGACTCGGCTGGATCATCATGGAACTGCCGGCGGTTGTCGTCTTCCTCGCCGTCTATTTTAACGGGAAGTCTGCGTTCCACATCGTGCCGCTGCTCTTTCTGGTAATGTGGCAGTGCCACTATCTGAATCGGACGTTCGTTTACCCGTTTCGGATCAGGACAAGCGGGCGGAAGACGCCGCTGCTGGTGGTCGGGTCGGGCTTTTTCTTCAATGTGATTAACGCCTACGTCAATGCCCGATTCATTTCCGAATTCGGCGAGTACACAGTTGGATGGCTTGCCGACCCTCGTTTCCTGATCGGCGTCGGGGTTTTCTTAGTCGGGATTGCTCTCAACCTCCACGCCGACAACATCCTCATTCGTCTACGCAGACCGGGCGGGACCGGCTACGTGGTTCCGCATGGTGGCGGGTTTCGCTTTGTCTCGTGCCCGAATTATATGGGCGAAATCCTCGAATGGGTCGGCTGGGCACTAGCAACGTGGTCGTTGAGCGGCCTAGCCTTCTTGCTGTTTACCTCCGCTAATCTCGTTCCCAGGGCGCGCAGCAACCATCAATGGTATGTGGAAACCTTCAAGGATTATCCACCGCACCGCAAGGCCCTGATACCGGGCATTTATTGA
- the glyS gene encoding glycine--tRNA ligase subunit beta codes for MEKELILEIGTEEIPALFLEKAREDLGNILSGELRDKGIEFEEMEIFYTPRRLSARVSGLERKQKDRTTENFGPPKRIAFDEDGKPTKAAAGFARSQKVDVEELVIAKRDTGEFLCVRKTVKGKKTSSVLKEILPRVISSVPFRKSMRWGDGKLTFARPIRWIAALYDGKPVKFSVENIKSSDRSFGHRFTSPKPFRVTSWGNYLKTLEKNNVVADPERRKKIIRRDTEAAAKKIGGTIKEDSELLETVVNLVEHPTVLVGEFEEKYLRLPEEVLISVMKNHQKYFPVYSEKTGKLLPCFIFVCGTPVKDKQVIIRGNERVIRARLNDAEFFFSEDTKKSLSAYTEDLESMVFLSDIGTYREKVERMRMLAADIFASSDLERAAELSKSDLATQMVFEFAELQGVMGKYYSLVSKEKKAVANAIEEQYMPLTRTGELPRTKTGALLSIVDKTDNICSSFIADLAPTGSSDPYALRRQTLGIIRIAIEKKLDISLSTLLERGVRLVLDSMDAQKARDGKLSEEELKVNILAFFSERFRNLMTESGYERNVVESVISAGFDNPLDAYRRINALEKFAKRKDFEALATGFKRVFNIAKTRPSSPLDKKLFKRKEEKDLHRAFTKTQTAVLKKLADSEKAARQSDYLKALESIKTLSAPIDRFFDAVMVMDKNKKIRDNRLALLNEIKDLFFMIADFSKI; via the coding sequence ATGGAAAAAGAACTGATACTCGAAATCGGAACGGAGGAAATACCTGCTCTCTTCCTTGAAAAAGCCCGGGAGGATCTGGGCAATATTCTAAGCGGAGAACTCCGCGACAAGGGTATTGAATTCGAGGAAATGGAAATCTTCTATACCCCGAGAAGACTTTCGGCAAGGGTAAGCGGACTTGAAAGAAAGCAGAAAGACCGCACGACCGAGAACTTCGGGCCGCCCAAGCGCATAGCGTTTGACGAAGACGGAAAGCCCACCAAGGCCGCTGCGGGTTTCGCTAGGTCCCAGAAAGTCGATGTTGAGGAACTCGTTATCGCAAAAAGGGATACCGGCGAATTCCTCTGCGTAAGGAAAACGGTAAAGGGGAAAAAAACTTCATCCGTTCTAAAAGAGATTCTTCCGAGAGTAATCTCATCGGTCCCATTCCGGAAATCAATGAGATGGGGCGACGGGAAACTGACCTTCGCAAGACCTATAAGATGGATAGCGGCGCTCTACGATGGCAAGCCAGTAAAATTCAGCGTTGAGAACATCAAAAGTTCTGACCGAAGCTTCGGCCACAGGTTCACTTCCCCGAAACCGTTTCGAGTGACATCCTGGGGAAATTATCTGAAAACACTTGAGAAAAACAACGTAGTAGCGGACCCGGAGAGAAGAAAGAAAATCATAAGAAGGGACACAGAGGCGGCGGCCAAAAAGATAGGCGGAACCATAAAGGAAGATTCTGAACTGCTTGAAACCGTGGTGAACCTGGTGGAGCATCCGACGGTTCTGGTGGGAGAGTTCGAGGAAAAATACCTGCGGTTGCCCGAGGAAGTTCTTATAAGCGTGATGAAGAATCACCAGAAATATTTCCCCGTGTATTCTGAGAAGACCGGCAAGCTTCTTCCCTGTTTCATCTTTGTCTGCGGAACCCCGGTTAAGGATAAACAGGTAATTATAAGGGGAAACGAGCGGGTAATAAGGGCTAGACTTAACGACGCCGAATTCTTTTTCTCCGAAGATACGAAGAAAAGCTTAAGCGCCTACACAGAAGATCTTGAGAGCATGGTGTTTCTATCCGATATAGGGACTTACAGGGAAAAAGTCGAGCGTATGAGAATGCTTGCCGCCGACATCTTTGCCAGCTCCGATCTTGAAAGGGCCGCGGAACTCTCAAAGTCCGACCTCGCGACCCAGATGGTCTTTGAATTCGCCGAACTCCAAGGTGTAATGGGCAAGTATTACTCGCTTGTTTCCAAGGAGAAAAAGGCCGTCGCGAACGCGATCGAGGAGCAATACATGCCGCTTACGAGGACCGGTGAACTCCCGCGAACGAAAACCGGAGCACTTCTAAGCATAGTGGACAAAACGGATAACATCTGCTCGTCCTTCATCGCGGATCTCGCGCCCACTGGATCTTCCGATCCCTATGCGCTGAGAAGACAGACCCTCGGAATAATAAGAATCGCCATAGAGAAGAAGCTTGATATTTCTCTCTCCACGCTCCTTGAACGCGGCGTAAGGCTCGTGCTCGATTCCATGGACGCGCAAAAAGCTCGTGACGGCAAGCTGTCCGAGGAAGAACTTAAAGTGAACATTCTCGCGTTTTTCTCCGAAAGGTTCCGCAACCTAATGACAGAGTCAGGTTACGAGAGAAATGTCGTCGAATCTGTAATCTCGGCAGGTTTTGACAATCCCCTTGACGCCTACCGCAGAATAAACGCGCTTGAGAAATTCGCAAAACGAAAGGATTTTGAGGCCCTCGCCACAGGCTTTAAGAGGGTTTTTAACATAGCGAAAACCAGACCGTCTTCACCGCTTGACAAGAAGCTGTTTAAGCGAAAAGAGGAAAAGGACCTCCATAGAGCTTTTACCAAGACGCAGACAGCGGTTTTAAAGAAATTGGCCGATTCTGAAAAAGCTGCCAGGCAAAGCGATTACCTCAAAGCGCTTGAATCCATAAAAACACTCTCCGCACCAATAGATCGTTTCTTTGACGCGGTAATGGTCATGGACAAAAACAAGAAGATCAGAGACAATCGTCTGGCTTTGCTCAATGAAATAAAAGATCTGTTTTTCATGATTGCCGATTTCTCGAAAATCTGA